In Cryptomeria japonica chromosome 10, Sugi_1.0, whole genome shotgun sequence, a genomic segment contains:
- the LOC131057706 gene encoding beta-1,3-galactosyltransferase 7 isoform X2, whose protein sequence is MRTRSAGGVFARWIAVLCILSYCAGMLITSRMWKTSEANGDIILTNRRQDQELQVVQDGCKHERKLGEERDIIGEVESTQKTVQILGKTISSLEAELAASRAAQGLNLDSSPVSEKPAVKDAIEIPKAFVVIGINTAFSSRKRRDSVRETWMPQGERLNQLEKEKGIVIRFVIGHSATPDGILDRAIDAEDAQHKDFLRLEHVEGYHELSAKTKIYFATAVAKWDADFYIKVDDDVHVNLGMLSTTLARYRAKPRVYIGCMKSGPVLAQKDVKYHEPEYWKFGEEGNKYFRHATGQIYAISKDLAKYISINLPILHKYANEDVSLGAWFIGLDVEHIDDRNMCCGTPPDCEWKAQAGNVCVASFDWSCSGICKSVERMKHVHERCGEGEGAVWSTFI, encoded by the exons ATGCGCACTCGAAGCGCAGGAGGTGTGTTTGCAAGATGGATTGCGGTTCTCTGTATTTTGAGCTACTGCGCAGGAATGCTTATCACAAGCAG GATGTGGAAAACTTCTGAGGCAAATGGTGATATAATTTTGACAAATAGACGTCAAGATCAGGAATTACAAGTTGTCCAGGACGGCTGTAAACATGAACGG AAGCTTGGTGAAGAAAGGGATATAATTGGAGAAGTAGAGAGCACACAGAAGACAGTTCA GATCTTAGGCAAGACAATTTCTTCATTAGAGGCGGAGTTGGCTGCTTCTAGAGCTGCACAAGGGTTAAACCTTGATAGTTCTCCTGTTAGTGAGAAACCTGCTGTAAAAGATGCCATTGAAATACCAAAGGCTTTTGTTGTAATTGGTATAAATACAGCTTTCAGCAGCAGAAAACGACGGGACTCTGTTCGGGAAACTTGGATGCCACAAG GAGAAAGACTTAACCAACTTGAGAAGGAAAAGGGCATTGTTATCAGATTCGTTATTGGGCACAG TGCTACACCTGATGGTATTTTGGATCGTGCTATTGATGCAGAAGATGCTCAGCACAAAGATTTTTTGAGGCTT GAACATGTTGAAGGCTACCATGAATTATCTGCAAAGACAAAGATCTATTTTGCTACTGCTGTGGCCAAATGGGATGCTGACTTTTATATCAAGGTTGATGATGACGTGCATGTAAATCTAG GAATGTTATCTACCACTCTTGCACGGTATCGAGCTAAACCCAGAGTATACATAGGGTGTATGAAATCTGGACCAGTCCTTGCACAAAA AGATGTCAAATATCATGAGCCAGAGTACTGGAAGTTTGGAGAAGAGGGAAACAAATACTTTAGACATGCCACTGGCCAGATTTATGCTATATCAAAGGATCTGGCAAAATATATATCTATAAATTT GCCAATATTGCATAAATATGCTAATGAAGATGTATCATTGGGGGCCTGGTTCATTGGACTAGATGTTGAGCACATAGATGATCGCAATATGTGTTGTGGGACTCCTCCAG ATTGTGAGTGGAAAGCACAAGCTGGAAATGTTTGTGTTGCTTCATTTGATTGGTCTTGCAGTGGGATCTGCAAGTCTGTTGAAAGGATGAAACATGTACATGAACGCTGTGGTGAAGGAGAAGGTGCTGTTTGGAGTACCTTTATTTGA
- the LOC131057706 gene encoding beta-1,3-galactosyltransferase 7 isoform X4, translating to MRTRSAGGVFARWIAVLCILSYCAGMLITSRMWKTSEANGDIILTNRRQDQELQVVQDGCKHERLGEERDIIGEVESTQKTVQILGKTISSLEAELAASRAAQGLNLDSSPVSEKPAVKDAIEIPKAFVVIGINTAFSSRKRRDSVRETWMPQGERLNQLEKEKGIVIRFVIGHSATPDGILDRAIDAEDAQHKDFLRLEHVEGYHELSAKTKIYFATAVAKWDADFYIKVDDDVHVNLGMLSTTLARYRAKPRVYIGCMKSGPVLAQKDVKYHEPEYWKFGEEGNKYFRHATGQIYAISKDLAKYISINLPILHKYANEDVSLGAWFIGLDVEHIDDRNMCCGTPPDCEWKAQAGNVCVASFDWSCSGICKSVERMKHVHERCGEGEGAVWSTFI from the exons ATGCGCACTCGAAGCGCAGGAGGTGTGTTTGCAAGATGGATTGCGGTTCTCTGTATTTTGAGCTACTGCGCAGGAATGCTTATCACAAGCAG GATGTGGAAAACTTCTGAGGCAAATGGTGATATAATTTTGACAAATAGACGTCAAGATCAGGAATTACAAGTTGTCCAGGACGGCTGTAAACATGAACGG CTTGGTGAAGAAAGGGATATAATTGGAGAAGTAGAGAGCACACAGAAGACAGTTCA GATCTTAGGCAAGACAATTTCTTCATTAGAGGCGGAGTTGGCTGCTTCTAGAGCTGCACAAGGGTTAAACCTTGATAGTTCTCCTGTTAGTGAGAAACCTGCTGTAAAAGATGCCATTGAAATACCAAAGGCTTTTGTTGTAATTGGTATAAATACAGCTTTCAGCAGCAGAAAACGACGGGACTCTGTTCGGGAAACTTGGATGCCACAAG GAGAAAGACTTAACCAACTTGAGAAGGAAAAGGGCATTGTTATCAGATTCGTTATTGGGCACAG TGCTACACCTGATGGTATTTTGGATCGTGCTATTGATGCAGAAGATGCTCAGCACAAAGATTTTTTGAGGCTT GAACATGTTGAAGGCTACCATGAATTATCTGCAAAGACAAAGATCTATTTTGCTACTGCTGTGGCCAAATGGGATGCTGACTTTTATATCAAGGTTGATGATGACGTGCATGTAAATCTAG GAATGTTATCTACCACTCTTGCACGGTATCGAGCTAAACCCAGAGTATACATAGGGTGTATGAAATCTGGACCAGTCCTTGCACAAAA AGATGTCAAATATCATGAGCCAGAGTACTGGAAGTTTGGAGAAGAGGGAAACAAATACTTTAGACATGCCACTGGCCAGATTTATGCTATATCAAAGGATCTGGCAAAATATATATCTATAAATTT GCCAATATTGCATAAATATGCTAATGAAGATGTATCATTGGGGGCCTGGTTCATTGGACTAGATGTTGAGCACATAGATGATCGCAATATGTGTTGTGGGACTCCTCCAG ATTGTGAGTGGAAAGCACAAGCTGGAAATGTTTGTGTTGCTTCATTTGATTGGTCTTGCAGTGGGATCTGCAAGTCTGTTGAAAGGATGAAACATGTACATGAACGCTGTGGTGAAGGAGAAGGTGCTGTTTGGAGTACCTTTATTTGA
- the LOC131057706 gene encoding beta-1,3-galactosyltransferase 7 isoform X1: MRSRNTRAVSVRWMAILSILCFCAGMLFTDRMWKTSEANGDIILTNRRQDQELQVVQDGCKHERKLGEERDIIGEVESTQKTVQILGKTISSLEAELAASRAAQGLNLDSSPVSEKPAVKDAIEIPKAFVVIGINTAFSSRKRRDSVRETWMPQGERLNQLEKEKGIVIRFVIGHSATPDGILDRAIDAEDAQHKDFLRLEHVEGYHELSAKTKIYFATAVAKWDADFYIKVDDDVHVNLGMLSTTLARYRAKPRVYIGCMKSGPVLAQKDVKYHEPEYWKFGEEGNKYFRHATGQIYAISKDLAKYISINLPILHKYANEDVSLGAWFIGLDVEHIDDRNMCCGTPPDCEWKAQAGNVCVASFDWSCSGICKSVERMKHVHERCGEGEGAVWSTFI; encoded by the exons ATGCGCAGTCGAAATACAAGGGCGGTCTCTGTAAGATGGATGGCAATTCTTTCTATCCTATGTTTCTGTGCTGGAATGCTTTTTACAGACAG GATGTGGAAAACTTCTGAGGCAAATGGTGATATAATTTTGACAAATAGACGTCAAGATCAGGAATTACAAGTTGTCCAGGACGGCTGTAAACATGAACGG AAGCTTGGTGAAGAAAGGGATATAATTGGAGAAGTAGAGAGCACACAGAAGACAGTTCA GATCTTAGGCAAGACAATTTCTTCATTAGAGGCGGAGTTGGCTGCTTCTAGAGCTGCACAAGGGTTAAACCTTGATAGTTCTCCTGTTAGTGAGAAACCTGCTGTAAAAGATGCCATTGAAATACCAAAGGCTTTTGTTGTAATTGGTATAAATACAGCTTTCAGCAGCAGAAAACGACGGGACTCTGTTCGGGAAACTTGGATGCCACAAG GAGAAAGACTTAACCAACTTGAGAAGGAAAAGGGCATTGTTATCAGATTCGTTATTGGGCACAG TGCTACACCTGATGGTATTTTGGATCGTGCTATTGATGCAGAAGATGCTCAGCACAAAGATTTTTTGAGGCTT GAACATGTTGAAGGCTACCATGAATTATCTGCAAAGACAAAGATCTATTTTGCTACTGCTGTGGCCAAATGGGATGCTGACTTTTATATCAAGGTTGATGATGACGTGCATGTAAATCTAG GAATGTTATCTACCACTCTTGCACGGTATCGAGCTAAACCCAGAGTATACATAGGGTGTATGAAATCTGGACCAGTCCTTGCACAAAA AGATGTCAAATATCATGAGCCAGAGTACTGGAAGTTTGGAGAAGAGGGAAACAAATACTTTAGACATGCCACTGGCCAGATTTATGCTATATCAAAGGATCTGGCAAAATATATATCTATAAATTT GCCAATATTGCATAAATATGCTAATGAAGATGTATCATTGGGGGCCTGGTTCATTGGACTAGATGTTGAGCACATAGATGATCGCAATATGTGTTGTGGGACTCCTCCAG ATTGTGAGTGGAAAGCACAAGCTGGAAATGTTTGTGTTGCTTCATTTGATTGGTCTTGCAGTGGGATCTGCAAGTCTGTTGAAAGGATGAAACATGTACATGAACGCTGTGGTGAAGGAGAAGGTGCTGTTTGGAGTACCTTTATTTGA
- the LOC131057706 gene encoding beta-1,3-galactosyltransferase 7 isoform X3 encodes MRSRNTRAVSVRWMAILSILCFCAGMLFTDRMWKTSEANGDIILTNRRQDQELQVVQDGCKHERLGEERDIIGEVESTQKTVQILGKTISSLEAELAASRAAQGLNLDSSPVSEKPAVKDAIEIPKAFVVIGINTAFSSRKRRDSVRETWMPQGERLNQLEKEKGIVIRFVIGHSATPDGILDRAIDAEDAQHKDFLRLEHVEGYHELSAKTKIYFATAVAKWDADFYIKVDDDVHVNLGMLSTTLARYRAKPRVYIGCMKSGPVLAQKDVKYHEPEYWKFGEEGNKYFRHATGQIYAISKDLAKYISINLPILHKYANEDVSLGAWFIGLDVEHIDDRNMCCGTPPDCEWKAQAGNVCVASFDWSCSGICKSVERMKHVHERCGEGEGAVWSTFI; translated from the exons ATGCGCAGTCGAAATACAAGGGCGGTCTCTGTAAGATGGATGGCAATTCTTTCTATCCTATGTTTCTGTGCTGGAATGCTTTTTACAGACAG GATGTGGAAAACTTCTGAGGCAAATGGTGATATAATTTTGACAAATAGACGTCAAGATCAGGAATTACAAGTTGTCCAGGACGGCTGTAAACATGAACGG CTTGGTGAAGAAAGGGATATAATTGGAGAAGTAGAGAGCACACAGAAGACAGTTCA GATCTTAGGCAAGACAATTTCTTCATTAGAGGCGGAGTTGGCTGCTTCTAGAGCTGCACAAGGGTTAAACCTTGATAGTTCTCCTGTTAGTGAGAAACCTGCTGTAAAAGATGCCATTGAAATACCAAAGGCTTTTGTTGTAATTGGTATAAATACAGCTTTCAGCAGCAGAAAACGACGGGACTCTGTTCGGGAAACTTGGATGCCACAAG GAGAAAGACTTAACCAACTTGAGAAGGAAAAGGGCATTGTTATCAGATTCGTTATTGGGCACAG TGCTACACCTGATGGTATTTTGGATCGTGCTATTGATGCAGAAGATGCTCAGCACAAAGATTTTTTGAGGCTT GAACATGTTGAAGGCTACCATGAATTATCTGCAAAGACAAAGATCTATTTTGCTACTGCTGTGGCCAAATGGGATGCTGACTTTTATATCAAGGTTGATGATGACGTGCATGTAAATCTAG GAATGTTATCTACCACTCTTGCACGGTATCGAGCTAAACCCAGAGTATACATAGGGTGTATGAAATCTGGACCAGTCCTTGCACAAAA AGATGTCAAATATCATGAGCCAGAGTACTGGAAGTTTGGAGAAGAGGGAAACAAATACTTTAGACATGCCACTGGCCAGATTTATGCTATATCAAAGGATCTGGCAAAATATATATCTATAAATTT GCCAATATTGCATAAATATGCTAATGAAGATGTATCATTGGGGGCCTGGTTCATTGGACTAGATGTTGAGCACATAGATGATCGCAATATGTGTTGTGGGACTCCTCCAG ATTGTGAGTGGAAAGCACAAGCTGGAAATGTTTGTGTTGCTTCATTTGATTGGTCTTGCAGTGGGATCTGCAAGTCTGTTGAAAGGATGAAACATGTACATGAACGCTGTGGTGAAGGAGAAGGTGCTGTTTGGAGTACCTTTATTTGA